In one window of Thermodesulfobacteriota bacterium DNA:
- the ftsH gene encoding ATP-dependent zinc metalloprotease FtsH produces MNQLYKNIAMWLIIIATVVLMFNLISYKQPSSDKVVFSDFIQEVESGNVVEVTIQGNDISGKYKDGKTFQTFSPQYPDLIAKLRTSGVKIAAEPVVDSPSWGTIFVSWFPMILLIGVWIFFMRQMQSGGGKAMSFGKSKAKLLSETQHRVTFKDVAGIEEAKEEVEEIIDFLKDPKKFTRLGGRIPKGVLLVGQPGTGKTLLAKAIAGEAGVPFFSISGSDFVEMFVGVGASRVRDLFVQGKKNAPCIIFIDEIDAVGRHRGAGLGGGHDEREQTLNQLLVEMDGFESNEGVIIIAATNRPDVLDPALLRPGRFDRNVVVPKPDLKGREEILRVHTSKTPLASDVNMEIIARGTPGFSGADLSNLVNEAALLAARRGKDKLEKAEFDDAKDKLLMGTERRSMIISEAEKRNTAYHEAGHTLVARLIPGTDPIHKVSIIPRGMALGLTQQLPIDERHTYSKEFLQNNISVLMGGRAAEELVLNHMTTGAGNDIERATEMARKMVCEWGMSEKLGPLTFGKKEEHIFLGKEMAQRRDFSEETAEEIDAEIKKVVLENYTRARKLIESHMGALHRLAKALLEKEVLDAPEIDRLISSGGEDDPGEGTPPEARPESLKPEDAARLGVVLK; encoded by the coding sequence ATGAACCAGCTATACAAGAACATAGCCATGTGGCTCATCATTATCGCCACGGTCGTGCTCATGTTCAATCTCATAAGCTATAAGCAGCCCTCCTCGGACAAGGTCGTCTTCAGCGATTTCATCCAGGAAGTCGAGTCCGGGAACGTCGTCGAGGTCACCATACAGGGCAATGACATAAGCGGGAAATACAAGGACGGGAAGACGTTCCAGACCTTCTCCCCGCAGTACCCCGACCTGATAGCCAAGCTCCGCACAAGCGGCGTGAAGATAGCAGCCGAGCCGGTAGTCGACAGCCCTTCATGGGGCACGATATTCGTATCCTGGTTCCCAATGATACTCCTTATAGGAGTGTGGATATTCTTCATGCGCCAGATGCAGAGCGGCGGCGGCAAGGCCATGAGCTTCGGGAAATCCAAGGCCAAGCTTCTTAGCGAAACCCAGCACAGGGTCACCTTCAAGGACGTGGCAGGCATCGAGGAGGCCAAGGAGGAGGTCGAGGAGATAATAGACTTCCTCAAGGACCCGAAGAAGTTCACGCGCCTCGGCGGCCGCATCCCCAAGGGAGTGCTCCTCGTAGGTCAGCCCGGCACCGGAAAGACGCTCCTTGCCAAGGCCATAGCAGGCGAGGCGGGAGTGCCGTTCTTCTCGATATCCGGAAGCGACTTCGTCGAGATGTTCGTGGGCGTCGGCGCATCGCGCGTCCGCGACCTCTTTGTCCAGGGCAAGAAGAACGCGCCCTGCATAATATTCATAGACGAGATAGACGCGGTCGGGCGCCACAGGGGCGCGGGCCTCGGAGGCGGCCACGACGAGAGGGAGCAGACCCTTAACCAGCTCCTCGTCGAGATGGACGGCTTCGAGTCGAACGAGGGCGTCATAATAATAGCGGCCACCAACAGGCCCGACGTGCTCGACCCGGCGCTGCTGCGTCCCGGGAGGTTCGACAGGAACGTCGTGGTGCCGAAGCCCGACCTTAAGGGCAGGGAGGAGATACTCAGGGTCCACACGTCGAAGACCCCGCTCGCCTCGGACGTGAACATGGAGATAATAGCCCGGGGCACCCCGGGGTTCTCCGGCGCCGACCTCTCGAACCTCGTGAACGAGGCGGCCCTCCTTGCGGCAAGGAGAGGCAAGGACAAGCTCGAAAAGGCGGAATTCGACGACGCGAAAGACAAGCTCCTCATGGGCACCGAGAGGAGGAGCATGATAATAAGCGAGGCCGAGAAGAGGAACACCGCCTACCACGAGGCGGGCCACACGCTGGTAGCGCGCCTCATCCCGGGCACCGACCCCATACACAAGGTCTCGATAATACCGAGGGGCATGGCTTTGGGCCTTACCCAGCAGCTCCCCATAGACGAGAGGCACACCTACAGCAAGGAGTTCCTGCAGAACAACATCTCCGTCCTCATGGGCGGCAGGGCCGCCGAGGAGCTCGTGCTTAACCACATGACTACCGGCGCCGGCAACGACATCGAGAGGGCGACCGAGATGGCGCGCAAGATGGTCTGCGAATGGGGCATGAGCGAGAAGCTCGGTCCCCTTACCTTCGGCAAGAAGGAGGAGCATATCTTCCTTGGCAAGGAGATGGCCCAGAGAAGGGACTTCAGCGAGGAGACCGCCGAGGAGATAGACGCCGAGATAAAGAAGGTGGTCCTCGAGAACTACACCAGGGCCAGGAAGCTCATAGAATCCCACATGGGCGCCCTCCACAGGCTCGCCAAGGCCCTGCTTGAAAAAGAGGTCCTGGACGCCCCGGAGATAGACAGGCTCATCTCCTCGGGCGGCGAGGACGACCCTGGAGAGGGGACGCCCCCCGAGGCCAGGCCCGAATCGCTCAAGCCGGAGGACGCGGCCAGGCTCGGTGTCGTCCTGAAATAG
- a CDS encoding YihY/virulence factor BrkB family protein, translating into MREFISVAREGIRIFMRASGSTNAAAISFYAFFSLIPVMFLVTAGVGFVLGARPELQERVVGMVSESLPYLSDTIIRELEELSENWRTFGWIGLLSLVFAAEFVMSAMVRALTSIFGTEKSFGILRTRLIGLLMILLAILAALSSVAVTALSYTIQDLNTGIQGLQYVFNLLSLLLFGLILPFFLVAGIIAVVFRVLAGANLDFRHAFLGSMVFAILWEAAKQLFALYVANFQSYNKFYGSIGALMILLMWIYYSASLFLLSASVARAAYLASGPRRAPRPRTH; encoded by the coding sequence ATGAGGGAATTCATATCCGTCGCACGTGAGGGGATAAGGATTTTCATGCGCGCAAGCGGCTCGACGAACGCCGCGGCCATTTCCTTCTACGCCTTCTTTTCGCTCATACCGGTCATGTTCCTCGTGACCGCCGGGGTCGGCTTCGTCCTCGGCGCGAGGCCCGAGCTCCAGGAAAGGGTCGTGGGCATGGTGAGCGAGAGCCTTCCCTACCTGAGCGACACGATAATCAGGGAGCTCGAGGAGCTTTCGGAGAACTGGAGGACCTTCGGCTGGATAGGCCTCCTCTCGCTGGTCTTCGCGGCGGAGTTCGTGATGAGCGCGATGGTCCGGGCGCTTACCTCGATATTCGGCACGGAAAAGAGCTTCGGGATACTCCGCACAAGGCTCATAGGCCTCTTGATGATACTCCTCGCCATCCTGGCCGCACTCTCATCCGTAGCCGTGACCGCCCTGTCGTACACGATCCAGGACCTCAATACCGGAATACAGGGGCTCCAGTACGTTTTTAACCTTCTTTCGCTCCTGCTATTCGGGCTCATACTGCCGTTTTTCCTGGTGGCTGGCATAATAGCCGTGGTCTTCAGGGTGCTTGCGGGGGCAAACCTGGATTTCAGGCACGCCTTCCTGGGCAGCATGGTCTTCGCCATCCTGTGGGAGGCGGCAAAGCAGCTCTTCGCCCTCTACGTGGCGAATTTTCAGAGTTATAATAAGTTCTACGGCTCCATAGGCGCGCTCATGATACTGCTCATGTGGATATACTACTCCGCGAGCCTGTTCCTTCTCTCGGCGTCGGTTGCCAGGGCCGCGTACCTCGCCTCGGGGCCGCGGCGGGCGCCGCGGCCCCGAACACATTGA
- the der gene encoding ribosome biogenesis GTPase Der: MKPVVAIVGRPNVGKSTLFNKLLGRKRAIVHDMPGVTRDLNFADMEEGGRQFTLVDTGGFESETEDIVLAQVREQARLAIEDADLIVFVMDGRNGPAPDDIELVGMLRKSGKPVVYAVNKIDTPRYEALAMEFYSLGIGEVLAISAEHGAGINELLDAVLEKLPQKPQAPEDEERVRVAIVGRPNVGKSSLLNRITGRPRAIVSAVAGTTRDPVDMPVDIDGRKYLFVDTAGIRRKSKVSMTVETYSVMEAIRSIERCDAAILVVDGKDGITSQDEKIAGLIEDRKKCCVVLVNKWDLVEKDTRTADYAADTIRKKLPFISYAPVLFVSALTGQRVPRILETVDSLVEKSRRQVATSALNSALESVVSRYGPHAFRGKEVKFYYATQVGTAPPAFIIFTNHPEGVEDSYKRYLASGLRETLGLEEVPLRLVFRERH, encoded by the coding sequence ATGAAACCGGTCGTAGCTATCGTCGGCAGGCCCAACGTGGGGAAGTCGACCCTTTTTAACAAGCTCCTCGGGAGGAAACGGGCCATCGTGCACGATATGCCGGGGGTGACGAGAGACCTGAATTTCGCCGACATGGAGGAAGGAGGCCGCCAGTTCACGCTCGTGGACACCGGCGGCTTCGAATCCGAAACCGAAGACATCGTCCTTGCCCAGGTGCGGGAGCAGGCCCGCCTTGCGATCGAGGACGCGGACCTCATCGTATTCGTAATGGACGGTAGAAATGGCCCGGCCCCGGACGATATCGAGCTCGTGGGGATGCTCAGGAAATCAGGGAAGCCCGTCGTGTACGCGGTAAACAAGATAGACACGCCCAGGTATGAGGCCCTCGCCATGGAGTTCTACTCTCTCGGCATAGGCGAGGTGCTGGCGATATCGGCGGAGCACGGCGCGGGAATAAACGAGCTCCTGGACGCGGTGCTGGAAAAGCTCCCTCAGAAGCCCCAGGCCCCCGAGGACGAGGAGAGGGTGAGGGTTGCGATAGTGGGAAGGCCCAACGTCGGAAAGTCCTCGCTCCTCAACCGCATAACCGGCAGGCCCAGGGCCATAGTGAGCGCCGTCGCCGGTACGACCAGGGACCCCGTTGACATGCCGGTCGATATAGACGGCAGGAAATACCTCTTCGTCGATACCGCGGGGATAAGGAGGAAGAGCAAGGTCAGCATGACTGTCGAGACCTACTCGGTCATGGAGGCCATAAGGTCGATAGAGCGGTGCGACGCCGCCATCCTCGTGGTAGACGGCAAGGACGGCATAACCTCGCAGGACGAGAAGATAGCGGGCCTCATCGAGGACAGGAAAAAATGCTGCGTCGTCCTCGTCAATAAGTGGGACCTCGTGGAGAAGGACACGCGTACCGCCGACTACGCGGCGGATACCATAAGGAAGAAGCTCCCGTTCATCTCCTACGCGCCCGTGCTATTCGTCTCTGCCCTCACCGGCCAGAGGGTGCCGAGGATATTGGAGACAGTGGACTCGCTGGTCGAGAAATCAAGGAGGCAGGTGGCCACCTCGGCCCTTAACAGCGCCCTTGAATCGGTGGTCTCAAGGTACGGCCCCCACGCCTTCAGGGGCAAGGAAGTGAAGTTCTACTACGCCACCCAGGTCGGCACCGCGCCGCCTGCCTTCATAATCTTCACCAACCACCCGGAGGGCGTCGAAGACTCCTACAAGCGGTACCTGGCATCGGGGCTCCGGGAAACACTCGGGCTCGAGGAGGTACCCTTGAGGCTCGTTTTCAGGGAAAGACATTGA
- the era gene encoding GTPase Era, with product MSFRSGFVSIIGRPNAGKSTLLNSVLGEKISIVSPKPQTTRNVVRGIKNLEDCQMVFIDTPGIHKGKGLLNERMVREAVASLKDVDAVVLLVEADRPVTDEDRQIINSLKGLKCPVLLGVNKVDRIDKRQILPLIDEYSKMYAFREVIPLSALKGEGVELLVGTLSALMPEGPKYFPDDILTDVPERFIAAEIVREKVFLFVREEIPYSVAVVVDKFVEKKGLISITATINVERESQKGIIIGKGGSMLKKIGTSAREEIEKLLGSRVFLELFVRVQKEWTKKPGALKEFGY from the coding sequence ATGTCATTCAGGTCAGGTTTTGTTTCCATAATAGGCAGGCCCAATGCTGGGAAGTCCACGCTCTTGAATAGCGTCCTCGGCGAGAAGATATCCATCGTCTCGCCCAAGCCGCAGACGACCCGGAACGTCGTAAGGGGCATCAAGAACCTCGAAGACTGCCAGATGGTCTTCATAGACACGCCCGGCATACACAAGGGCAAGGGCCTCCTTAACGAACGTATGGTAAGGGAGGCTGTCGCTTCACTAAAGGACGTGGACGCGGTGGTCCTCCTCGTGGAGGCGGACAGGCCCGTTACGGACGAGGACAGGCAAATAATCAACTCGCTGAAGGGCCTCAAGTGCCCTGTCCTTCTCGGGGTAAACAAGGTAGACAGGATAGACAAGCGGCAGATACTCCCCCTTATCGACGAATACTCGAAGATGTACGCCTTCAGGGAAGTGATTCCCCTTTCGGCGCTAAAAGGAGAGGGTGTGGAGCTCCTTGTAGGGACGCTCTCGGCCCTCATGCCAGAGGGGCCGAAATACTTCCCGGACGACATCCTTACCGACGTGCCCGAGAGGTTCATAGCCGCGGAGATAGTGAGGGAGAAGGTCTTCCTCTTCGTCCGCGAGGAGATACCATACTCGGTCGCAGTGGTCGTGGACAAGTTCGTCGAAAAGAAGGGGCTCATATCCATAACCGCCACCATAAACGTCGAGAGGGAGTCCCAGAAGGGCATAATCATCGGCAAGGGCGGGTCCATGCTCAAGAAGATTGGCACTTCCGCGCGCGAGGAGATAGAAAAGCTCCTCGGCTCCAGGGTCTTTTTGGAGCTGTTCGTACGCGTCCAGAAGGAGTGGACAAAAAAGCCGGGCGCGTTGAAGGAATTCGGATACTGA
- a CDS encoding YchF/TatD family DNA exonuclease, with the protein MGYIDSLMEKPYLIDSHAHLDDPRFADDLDEVITRAKEAGLKTIITVGCWSKKDGFVRPVELASKHDFIYLALGVHPHDSRDAAGKAPWDEIRKFALGEGPAIKKLVAIGETGLDYYYDHSPKKAQKDAFLKQIRLARELNLPLIIHTRDAEADTLDILRSEGAGEIGGVFHCFSGSKEMAKAALDMGFHLSFTGVVTFAKAEALREVVKTVPIEKMLIETDCPYLAPEPYRGRRNEPSFVLETAREIAAVKGLSFDDVARITSLNAEDLFGLRGAIDKARIAYPIRKSLYLNITNRCSNHCTFCAKFKSYTVKGHYLRLREEPTFAEIVSAIGPDPEEKYDEIVFCGFGEPLIRLDIVKEVGMYLKRRGCRIRIDTDGLANLVHGRNVLPELKFVDCVSVSLNAPDSKTYQKLVKTPFKDDAFPAILFFLREAKKHISKVVASVVAVPGLDIEACRKVAEDEIGVKFRVREYNTVG; encoded by the coding sequence ATGGGATATATTGATTCGTTGATGGAAAAACCATATCTGATCGACAGCCACGCCCACCTCGACGACCCGAGGTTCGCGGACGACCTCGATGAGGTCATAACCAGGGCAAAAGAGGCGGGGCTAAAGACCATAATCACCGTAGGGTGCTGGAGCAAGAAGGACGGCTTCGTAAGGCCGGTGGAGCTTGCCTCGAAGCACGATTTCATCTATCTCGCGCTCGGGGTTCACCCGCACGACTCAAGGGACGCCGCGGGCAAGGCCCCCTGGGACGAGATACGGAAGTTCGCTCTCGGAGAGGGCCCCGCGATAAAAAAGCTCGTGGCGATAGGCGAGACCGGGCTCGACTATTATTACGACCACTCGCCCAAGAAGGCGCAGAAGGACGCGTTCCTTAAGCAGATAAGGCTTGCGAGGGAGCTGAACCTCCCTCTCATCATACACACGAGGGACGCTGAGGCCGACACCCTCGACATCCTCCGCTCCGAGGGGGCGGGAGAGATCGGCGGGGTCTTCCATTGCTTCTCAGGCTCGAAGGAGATGGCAAAGGCAGCACTGGACATGGGCTTCCATCTTTCCTTCACCGGGGTCGTCACATTCGCCAAAGCCGAAGCGCTCCGCGAGGTCGTAAAGACCGTGCCCATAGAGAAGATGCTCATCGAGACCGACTGCCCGTATCTCGCGCCCGAGCCCTACAGGGGCCGGAGGAACGAGCCCTCGTTCGTCCTGGAGACGGCAAGGGAGATAGCGGCCGTAAAGGGCTTGAGCTTCGACGATGTGGCCAGGATAACGAGCCTCAACGCGGAAGACCTCTTCGGCCTCAGGGGCGCAATTGACAAGGCCCGGATAGCTTATCCCATAAGGAAGTCCCTGTACCTCAACATAACAAACAGGTGCTCGAACCATTGCACCTTCTGCGCCAAGTTCAAGTCATATACGGTCAAGGGGCATTACCTGAGGCTACGCGAGGAGCCGACATTCGCCGAGATAGTCTCCGCCATAGGCCCTGACCCGGAGGAGAAGTACGACGAGATAGTCTTCTGCGGATTCGGGGAGCCGCTAATAAGGCTCGATATCGTCAAAGAAGTCGGGATGTACCTTAAGCGTAGGGGCTGCAGGATCCGGATAGACACCGACGGCCTTGCGAACCTCGTCCACGGGAGGAACGTTCTTCCGGAACTGAAGTTCGTTGACTGCGTTTCCGTGAGCCTCAATGCCCCGGACTCGAAGACATACCAGAAGCTCGTCAAGACCCCGTTCAAGGACGACGCCTTTCCCGCCATACTCTTTTTCTTGAGGGAAGCCAAGAAGCACATATCGAAGGTGGTGGCAAGCGTCGTGGCCGTGCCCGGCCTTGATATCGAGGCCTGCCGTAAAGTTGCCGAAGACGAGATAGGAGTGAAGTTCAGGGTGAGGGAGTATAATACGGTAGGGTGA
- the metG gene encoding methionine--tRNA ligase, whose protein sequence is MPEAEKTFYVTTPIYYVNDVPHIGHAYTTVAADCIARFKRLKGLDVLFLTGTDEHGQKVEKAAAAAGLAPSDFASGVGQRFKDLWARLNITNDDFIRTTEERHLKAVSRLWETVQAKGEIYLGEYEDWYCTPCESFWTDKQLKDGKCPDCGRPVEKLKEPSYFFRLSKYGEPLLKHIEGNPGFIRPENRRNEVVSFLREGLRDLSVSRTTFKWGIPVPGDPAHVMYVWFDALTNYLTATGYPDDMGRNKRYWPADVHLIGKDILRFHAVYWPAFLMAAGLEPPKEVFAHGWWTIEGQKMSKSKGNVVDPWATAEKFGVDAFRYFLLREVPFGVDGDFSEKALVGRLNSDLANDLGNLLSRSVTMIEKYRAGVVPRADSVEREELEGRVRFLFKELPHQYEEKMNGLSFHEAIGKAWAIVRELNMYVDKAAPWKEKDEATLSAVLATLAEGLRIIAIYAWPVIPDSAQKIWESLGLEGDIGKAGFDEAVAWGNTLSGLKVKKTPPLFPRVQ, encoded by the coding sequence ATGCCTGAGGCTGAAAAGACCTTTTACGTCACCACGCCGATTTATTACGTGAACGACGTGCCGCACATAGGGCACGCCTACACGACCGTAGCCGCGGACTGCATAGCCCGTTTCAAGAGGCTCAAGGGCCTCGACGTCCTTTTCCTGACAGGCACCGACGAGCACGGCCAGAAGGTCGAGAAGGCCGCTGCGGCTGCCGGGCTAGCGCCTTCGGATTTCGCCTCGGGCGTGGGGCAGAGGTTCAAGGACCTCTGGGCCAGGCTCAATATCACGAACGACGACTTCATAAGGACTACCGAGGAGAGGCACCTTAAGGCGGTCTCCAGGCTCTGGGAGACGGTGCAGGCAAAGGGCGAAATCTATCTCGGCGAGTACGAGGACTGGTACTGCACCCCGTGCGAGAGTTTCTGGACCGACAAGCAGCTCAAGGACGGCAAATGCCCGGACTGCGGCCGCCCGGTTGAGAAGCTCAAGGAGCCGAGCTATTTTTTCAGGCTCTCCAAATACGGCGAGCCGCTACTTAAACATATTGAAGGGAACCCGGGCTTCATAAGGCCCGAGAACAGGAGAAACGAGGTCGTCTCCTTTTTAAGAGAAGGGCTCCGCGACCTGAGCGTAAGCAGGACCACCTTCAAATGGGGCATACCGGTGCCGGGCGACCCGGCGCACGTCATGTACGTCTGGTTCGACGCGCTCACCAATTACCTGACCGCGACGGGCTACCCGGACGACATGGGCCGGAACAAAAGGTACTGGCCCGCTGACGTGCATCTTATCGGGAAAGACATACTCCGCTTCCATGCGGTATACTGGCCCGCCTTCCTCATGGCAGCGGGCCTTGAGCCTCCGAAAGAGGTCTTTGCCCACGGGTGGTGGACCATCGAGGGGCAGAAGATGAGCAAGTCAAAGGGGAATGTCGTGGACCCCTGGGCGACTGCCGAGAAGTTCGGGGTTGACGCGTTCCGCTATTTCCTTTTGCGCGAGGTGCCGTTCGGGGTCGACGGCGACTTTTCCGAGAAGGCACTTGTAGGGAGGCTCAATAGCGACCTCGCGAACGACCTCGGGAATCTCTTGAGCAGGTCGGTCACCATGATAGAGAAGTACAGGGCAGGCGTCGTCCCCCGGGCGGATTCGGTCGAGAGGGAGGAGCTTGAAGGGAGGGTCAGGTTCCTTTTTAAAGAGCTCCCGCACCAGTACGAAGAAAAAATGAACGGGCTCTCTTTCCACGAGGCCATCGGAAAGGCATGGGCAATCGTAAGGGAGCTCAACATGTACGTCGACAAGGCCGCTCCGTGGAAGGAGAAGGACGAGGCGACGCTTTCGGCTGTGCTGGCGACCCTCGCGGAAGGGCTCCGGATAATCGCGATATACGCATGGCCCGTTATCCCGGACTCTGCCCAAAAGATATGGGAGAGCCTCGGGCTTGAAGGCGACATAGGAAAGGCAGGGTTCGATGAGGCAGTGGCCTGGGGAAATACGCTTTCAGGCCTCAAGGTCAAAAAAACGCCCCCGCTCTTCCCGAGGGTGCAGTAG
- a CDS encoding stage 0 sporulation family protein: MVRVAGVRFKKACKVYDFEAGVLELRPGDAVIVEVERGLGMGTLVYSPREVDPATLARPLKKIVRKADAVDIERLGFNTERENEALAICKERILKYNLPMKLIRVEYLFDSSKAIFYFTSDTRVDFRELVKDLAATFHTRIEMRQIGVRDEAKMIGGLGPCGRELCCSGFLADFEPVTIKMAKEQNLALNPVKISGICGRLMCCLSYEHDFYQSERKRDREKERDGVRDGAKDTNDRGKGDEKRQRPDRDRGKKPGKAAQGQQGQQGQQGQQGQQGQQGQQGQQGQKSGCGGCGRHDKKKHRPRNDGKPGQGADGKPGQGADGNA, translated from the coding sequence ATGGTAAGGGTAGCTGGAGTCAGGTTCAAGAAGGCTTGCAAGGTCTACGATTTCGAGGCCGGGGTCCTGGAGCTCCGTCCGGGGGACGCAGTGATAGTGGAGGTCGAAAGGGGCCTCGGCATGGGGACGCTCGTCTACAGCCCCAGGGAGGTGGACCCGGCAACGCTCGCGAGGCCGCTTAAGAAGATTGTCAGGAAGGCCGACGCCGTGGACATAGAAAGGCTCGGCTTCAATACCGAGAGGGAGAACGAGGCCTTGGCCATTTGCAAGGAGAGGATACTCAAGTACAACCTTCCCATGAAGCTCATAAGGGTAGAGTACCTCTTCGATTCGAGCAAGGCCATATTCTATTTCACGTCCGACACCAGGGTCGATTTCCGCGAGCTGGTAAAGGACCTTGCCGCTACCTTCCACACCAGGATAGAGATGCGGCAGATAGGCGTGAGGGACGAGGCCAAGATGATAGGCGGCCTCGGCCCGTGCGGCAGGGAGCTATGCTGCTCGGGGTTCCTCGCGGACTTCGAGCCCGTGACCATAAAGATGGCCAAGGAGCAGAACCTGGCCTTGAACCCCGTCAAGATCTCCGGCATATGCGGCAGGCTCATGTGCTGCCTCTCCTACGAGCACGACTTCTACCAGAGCGAGAGGAAGAGGGACAGGGAAAAGGAAAGGGATGGCGTAAGGGACGGCGCCAAGGACACAAACGACAGGGGCAAGGGCGACGAGAAGCGCCAGAGGCCCGACCGGGACCGTGGAAAAAAGCCGGGCAAGGCCGCACAAGGACAGCAGGGACAGCAGGGACAGCAGGGACAGCAGGGACAGCAGGGACAGCAGGGACAGCAGGGACAGCAGGGACAGAAAAGCGGGTGCGGCGGCTGCGGAAGGCATGACAAGAAAAAGCACAGGCCCAGGAATGACGGGAAACCCGGGCAGGGGGCTGACGGAAAACCCGGGCAGGGGGCTGACGGAAATGCCTGA
- the holB gene encoding DNA polymerase III subunit delta': MGFQEITGHEREIAILKGLINSGRVPHAFLFAGPDGIGKKLVARAFAAALNCESPGGNSCGLCRDCAAIEGGSHPNVIEIWPLDKPVDKGGERDPLGLVRIDQIREVQSVLRYRAERGSKVVIVNGADRFMPAAANAFLKTLEEPPGGSVIILVSSRPADLLPTVVSRCRRVNFRPLSEDAVRAFLIEKKGVAPAEAGAVARLSGGSVSMAVNYIEEGWLQKRRDVVERLLSFGPNDADEALKFAEELSKRDDLDETLDFLKSWYRDRIVAFEGAPHLIANTDMQRRMKDDRVEDFNRLSSSFWAVEEALRNIAPPRYGNRQLTMEALVLKLSGALLM; this comes from the coding sequence ATGGGCTTTCAGGAGATAACCGGGCACGAGCGCGAGATAGCGATACTCAAGGGGCTCATAAATTCGGGAAGGGTCCCGCACGCGTTCCTGTTCGCGGGTCCTGACGGCATTGGAAAGAAGCTCGTGGCAAGGGCCTTTGCCGCGGCGCTCAACTGCGAATCTCCCGGCGGCAACTCGTGCGGGCTATGCCGCGACTGCGCCGCGATCGAGGGCGGGTCGCACCCCAACGTAATAGAGATATGGCCGCTCGATAAGCCGGTCGACAAGGGGGGCGAAAGGGACCCGCTCGGCCTCGTAAGGATAGACCAGATAAGGGAGGTGCAGTCGGTCCTCAGGTACAGGGCCGAGCGCGGCTCGAAGGTCGTAATCGTGAACGGGGCCGACAGGTTCATGCCCGCCGCCGCGAACGCGTTTTTGAAGACCCTCGAAGAGCCGCCCGGCGGGTCTGTGATCATACTCGTATCCTCCAGGCCCGCGGACCTCCTCCCTACGGTCGTCTCAAGGTGCAGGAGGGTAAACTTCAGGCCGCTCTCCGAGGACGCTGTAAGGGCCTTCCTCATAGAAAAAAAGGGAGTCGCCCCGGCCGAGGCAGGGGCCGTGGCGCGCCTTTCCGGGGGCTCCGTATCGATGGCCGTAAATTATATCGAAGAGGGTTGGCTCCAGAAGAGGAGAGACGTCGTCGAGAGGCTCCTGTCGTTCGGCCCGAACGACGCGGACGAGGCGCTTAAGTTCGCCGAGGAGCTTTCAAAGAGGGACGACCTCGACGAGACGCTCGACTTCCTTAAATCGTGGTACAGGGACAGGATAGTGGCGTTCGAGGGCGCGCCGCACCTCATAGCCAATACCGACATGCAAAGGCGCATGAAGGACGACCGCGTGGAGGACTTTAACCGCCTCTCTTCCTCTTTCTGGGCGGTCGAGGAGGCACTGAGGAACATCGCGCCCCCGAGGTACGGGAACAGGCAGCTCACGATGGAGGCGCTGGTCTTGAAGCTCTCTGGCGCGCTCCTGATGTAG
- the tmk gene encoding dTMP kinase, whose amino-acid sequence MGFFITFEGIEGCGKSTQRELLKGYLERKGREVITVREPGGTLLGEKVRAVLLERGEEPIAPWAELFLYQACRAQLVTRVIRPALEAGKVVISDRFYDSTLAYQGYGRGLDRAAVKKLNSLGSGGLVPDLTFLIDCEVEEGLKRAFSRIASAKGAREDRFEREDLDFHRRVRDGFLRAAKREPRMRVVDGSAEISTVHKEICDIIDRAMG is encoded by the coding sequence TTGGGTTTCTTTATAACATTCGAGGGCATAGAGGGCTGCGGCAAATCCACCCAGCGGGAGCTCCTTAAGGGCTATCTCGAACGGAAGGGCAGGGAGGTCATTACGGTCAGGGAGCCTGGCGGCACTCTCCTTGGAGAGAAGGTAAGGGCCGTCCTTCTTGAGCGCGGGGAGGAACCCATAGCCCCCTGGGCCGAGCTGTTCCTTTACCAGGCCTGCAGGGCGCAGCTCGTAACGCGCGTCATAAGGCCGGCCCTTGAGGCCGGCAAGGTGGTCATATCCGACCGTTTCTACGACTCGACCCTCGCCTACCAGGGCTATGGAAGAGGCCTTGACAGGGCGGCTGTAAAAAAGCTCAATAGCCTCGGCTCCGGCGGCCTGGTCCCGGATCTGACCTTCCTCATAGATTGCGAAGTGGAAGAGGGCTTGAAGAGGGCCTTTTCGCGCATAGCCTCCGCAAAAGGAGCAAGGGAGGACCGTTTCGAAAGGGAGGACCTCGATTTCCACAGGCGCGTAAGGGACGGGTTTCTCAGGGCGGCAAAACGGGAGCCGAGGATGAGGGTCGTGGACGGCTCCGCTGAAATCTCTACGGTCCACAAGGAGATATGTGATATCATTGACAGGGCGATGGGCTAG